In Tolypothrix sp. NIES-4075, the following proteins share a genomic window:
- a CDS encoding Uma2 family endonuclease yields MLANSATFEVTWEKLPDDFVLDDEPVDNINQPPLAAALTESLVFAGKLPANALTTTNYGICATLNNKFVVKAPDWGYVPAIRVSREEVIRSYTPRLQGDIPVIVMEFISDTEGSEYSSKPTYPPGKWFFYEQILQVPNYAIFEPSTGVLEVYRLDILGRYQIQTPDENNRCWIPEINLFLGVWSGSRENRTGYWLRWWDESGELLLWGSELTIRERQRADDERQRADDERQRAERLAQQLRAAGIEPEV; encoded by the coding sequence ATGTTAGCTAATTCAGCCACATTTGAAGTTACGTGGGAAAAGTTACCAGACGATTTTGTTTTAGATGACGAGCCAGTGGATAATATTAATCAACCACCTTTAGCTGCTGCGTTAACCGAAAGCTTGGTATTTGCTGGGAAGTTACCCGCGAATGCTTTGACTACAACTAATTACGGTATTTGTGCCACTTTAAATAATAAGTTTGTGGTGAAAGCACCAGATTGGGGATATGTACCCGCAATTCGGGTTTCACGAGAAGAGGTGATTCGCAGTTATACACCGCGACTTCAAGGAGATATTCCAGTCATTGTGATGGAATTTATTTCTGATACTGAAGGAAGCGAGTATTCCAGCAAACCAACTTATCCACCGGGAAAGTGGTTTTTTTACGAACAGATTTTGCAAGTTCCCAATTATGCAATTTTTGAACCGAGTACCGGAGTATTGGAGGTTTATCGATTGGATATTTTGGGAAGATACCAAATCCAAACCCCGGATGAAAATAATCGTTGTTGGATTCCAGAAATTAACCTTTTTCTGGGTGTGTGGTCAGGTAGTCGGGAAAATCGAACTGGGTATTGGTTGCGCTGGTGGGATGAAAGCGGAGAACTGCTGCTGTGGGGTTCGGAGTTGACAATTAGGGAACGTCAACGTGCGGATGATGAACGTCAGCGTGCGGATGATGAACGTCAGCGTGCGGAAAGATTAGCACAACAGCTTAGAGCTGCGGGAATTGAACCGGAGGTGTGA